From one Coffea eugenioides isolate CCC68of chromosome 11, Ceug_1.0, whole genome shotgun sequence genomic stretch:
- the LOC113751577 gene encoding non-specific lipid-transfer protein 2-like has translation MASSAMVKVLCVGLMGLALLAPQGDAAIPCTTVYNTLYPCVNYVMGTGPLGADCCNGIKTLYGEANTTPDRQSVCTCLKSIASNAGGSSTTLGKARSLPQQCGVNLPYEISPTIDCSKVV, from the exons ATGGCAAGCTCAGCAATGGTGAAGGTTCTTTGCGTGGGGTTGATGGGATTGGCGTTGCTTGCCCCGCAAGGCGATGCGGCAATTCCATGCACCACGGTTTACAATACCCTGTATCCGTGTGTGAACTATGTAATGGGTACTGGTCCCTTGGGAGCTGATTGTTGCAATGGGATTAAAACCCTTTACGGTGAAGCTAACACTACACCTGATCGTCAGAGTGTTTGCACTTGCTTGAAATCTATTGCTTCCAATGCCGGAGGCAGTAGCACTACCTTGGGCAAAGCTCGAAGCCTCCCTCAACAATGTGGTGTTAACCTACCTTACGAGATCTCTCCCACCATTGACTGCTCTAA GGTTGTTTGA